The following proteins come from a genomic window of Aequorivita marisscotiae:
- a CDS encoding DUF4407 domain-containing protein, protein MLQRFFIFCSGADTAILDECSPGERTKYAGIGATVFFTAIMATIAGAYALYTVFDNYYSAIFFGIIWGLLIFNLDRFIVSTIKKRNNFFDELIQASPRIALAIIIAIVISKPLEMKIFEKEINQVLLTEKNEMTLANKDQLALQFTPSVTALEGEIATLKNEITKKEAEVNALYETYIAEAEGRKGTELIGKGPVYKEKREKHDAELAALVELKKTNAEKIAAAEAKIANLATQYQTKVANTQPIIEGFDGLMARVNALDKLPLLPSLFIFLLFLAIETSPILAKLLSPKGAYDLKLEEQESALKSWVTQQQAQRDILVTTDREINNRVYADIAEEQELYDYKRKKARELMQMQADAFYTKQKSIL, encoded by the coding sequence ATGTTACAACGTTTTTTTATCTTCTGCTCTGGCGCAGATACAGCCATCCTTGATGAATGCTCGCCCGGTGAGCGCACAAAATACGCCGGCATTGGCGCAACTGTTTTCTTTACCGCCATTATGGCTACCATAGCTGGTGCTTATGCACTTTACACCGTTTTTGATAATTATTATTCGGCTATTTTCTTCGGAATTATCTGGGGGTTATTAATTTTTAATCTCGACAGGTTTATCGTTTCCACAATTAAAAAAAGAAACAACTTTTTTGACGAATTAATACAAGCTTCGCCTCGAATAGCCTTAGCAATCATTATAGCAATTGTTATTTCGAAGCCTTTGGAAATGAAGATTTTTGAAAAGGAAATCAATCAAGTTTTACTTACCGAAAAAAATGAAATGACCCTCGCCAATAAAGATCAATTGGCATTACAGTTTACGCCTTCGGTCACGGCATTAGAAGGTGAAATAGCAACATTAAAAAACGAAATAACCAAAAAAGAAGCCGAAGTAAACGCGCTTTACGAAACCTATATTGCCGAAGCCGAAGGGCGCAAAGGCACAGAACTTATTGGAAAAGGCCCTGTTTACAAAGAAAAACGCGAAAAACACGACGCAGAACTTGCAGCATTAGTCGAATTAAAGAAAACAAACGCAGAAAAAATAGCCGCTGCCGAAGCGAAAATAGCCAATCTCGCAACCCAATATCAAACAAAAGTTGCAAACACCCAACCCATAATTGAAGGATTTGATGGTTTGATGGCACGAGTAAATGCATTGGATAAACTGCCGTTATTGCCTTCCCTCTTTATCTTTTTATTGTTTTTAGCGATTGAAACTTCGCCTATTTTGGCAAAACTTTTATCGCCAAAAGGCGCCTACGACTTAAAGCTGGAAGAACAGGAAAGCGCCTTAAAATCATGGGTAACCCAACAACAGGCACAGCGCGATATACTCGTTACTACCGATCGCGAAATTAATAATAGGGTTTACGCTGATATTGCCGAAGAACAGGAACTCTACGATTACAAACGAAAAAAAGCCCGCGAACTTATGCAAATGCAGGCAGACGCGTTTTACACGAAACAAAAAAGCATTCTATAA